ACAAGTAGATGACCTTTTAAAAAACACAAACAAAGAACTTCATGGTTTTATCGCTAAATATAAAAATGCTAGCCCAGCAGAATTAGAGAAAAAACCAAATCTCATTCAAAAATTATTTAAGCAGAGTAAAGCAAGTCTGCAAGAGTTTTATTTTGATTCCCAGTCCATTGAACAAAAAATGGACGGCATGGCAGCTACTATTGTCAAGCAAGAAGAGACTTTAGCTCGAAATATCGTTTCTGCAGAAATGTTAATCGAGGATAATACACAATCAATTGAGAATTTAGTTGGTGTCATTGCATTTTTAGAAGCTGCACAAATAGAAAGTGCTAAGCAAGCCCAAGAAATTCAAACTCAAATGTCTCATTTGGACACGACCAGTGCTGATTATCAAATTAAAAGTAATCAATTGGCTAGAGTAACTGAAGTGGTCAATACACTTGAACAACAACATACAGAGTACGTGTCTAGGCTTTACGTTGCTTGGGCAACAACACCACAAATGCGCAATTTAGTAAAAGTCTCTTCAGATATGAGACAAAAACTTGGTATGTTAAGACGGAACACCATTCCTACCATGAAGCTTTCTATTGCACAACTAGGTATGCTACAACAATCTGTTCGATCTGGGATGACAGCTGATGCTATTACAAATGCTAATAATGCTGCCTTACAGATGTTAGCCGAAACCAGCAAAGAAGCTATTCCAGCTATTGAACAATCAGCTCAAAATCCAACACTTTCTATTCAATCTGTCACATCTCTCGCAGAGAGCTTAGTTGCTCAAAATGAAGGGATTATTGATGCTATTAATCAAGGTCGCACCAAACGAAATCAACTGGAAAATAGCATTATCACATCCACACAAACAATAAATGATTCGACAAAATTAAGAGATCAAACAATTATTAAAGCAATTTTGTCTCAAGCTAAAGAGACACAAGAATCTATTGGAGACAAAGCAAATGAATAACCAGCTTAAAGACTATCTAATCCTCATTTAGATGGTCTTTTTTATTGACTGTCACAAGAACAAAATCAAAAAAAGTGGGCCTCTTTATGCTATAATAAAGATTATGGATAAACTCATTAAATCAATTTCTGAATCTGGCTCTTTTAGAGCTTTTGTTTTGGACAGTACAGAAACTGTCAAGATAGCTCAAGAAAAGCATCACACATTATCATCATCTACAGTAGCACTTGGTCGTACACTCATTGCTAATCAAATTCTTGCTGCTAATCAAAAAGGAGACAGCAAAGTTACAGTTAAGGTAATCGG
This Streptococcus urinalis 2285-97 DNA region includes the following protein-coding sequences:
- a CDS encoding toxic anion resistance protein, giving the protein MSDQFQFDIDKIASSTLSKTDPTTEIITEDSNDNPKAISFFDRLTPEQQSAIKERIPALVDQFLDDQNSLLDFGQAAVEEVNTTVNHILAEQKKIQIPQVDDLLKNTNKELHGFIAKYKNASPAELEKKPNLIQKLFKQSKASLQEFYFDSQSIEQKMDGMAATIVKQEETLARNIVSAEMLIEDNTQSIENLVGVIAFLEAAQIESAKQAQEIQTQMSHLDTTSADYQIKSNQLARVTEVVNTLEQQHTEYVSRLYVAWATTPQMRNLVKVSSDMRQKLGMLRRNTIPTMKLSIAQLGMLQQSVRSGMTADAITNANNAALQMLAETSKEAIPAIEQSAQNPTLSIQSVTSLAESLVAQNEGIIDAINQGRTKRNQLENSIITSTQTINDSTKLRDQTIIKAILSQAKETQESIGDKANE